The proteins below come from a single Parageobacillus thermoglucosidasius genomic window:
- a CDS encoding ABC transporter permease — translation MIFKRELKRNLKSLIIWSIVLSGLILLTLSIYPQFAEQQKEMTKLLESYPESIKKVFGMNELNMGDLLGFYGVEIYMMTTLLGSIYAAILASNILAKEENEKTIEFLLSKPVSRSRIVTEKLLAVLVNILIFNGVSAAASIIGFQFAKDPDVPADTFSLLIVATILLHLTFGAIAFLLSALMRKTRNILSISLGVVLAAYFMNVMAGISEDLEFLKYFSPFKYVDAAAIINDNEIKPLYIFIMAAVILVSIFTSYMVYRKKDIAV, via the coding sequence ATGATTTTTAAGAGAGAATTGAAACGGAATTTAAAATCATTGATTATTTGGAGCATCGTACTCAGCGGTCTTATTTTATTGACATTAAGTATTTATCCTCAGTTTGCCGAGCAGCAAAAAGAAATGACAAAACTGCTGGAGAGCTATCCAGAATCGATTAAAAAAGTGTTTGGAATGAATGAGCTGAATATGGGAGATTTGCTTGGTTTTTACGGTGTTGAAATCTATATGATGACCACCCTTTTAGGAAGCATCTACGCAGCAATTCTTGCCTCCAATATCCTTGCCAAGGAAGAGAATGAAAAAACGATTGAATTTTTGTTGTCAAAGCCTGTGTCAAGAAGCCGGATCGTAACAGAAAAACTTCTGGCCGTTTTGGTAAATATTTTGATCTTTAACGGGGTGTCGGCGGCAGCAAGCATCATTGGCTTTCAATTTGCCAAAGATCCGGATGTTCCGGCAGACACGTTTAGTTTGCTGATTGTCGCAACGATATTGCTTCATTTGACTTTTGGCGCTATTGCGTTCCTGTTGTCAGCGCTCATGAGAAAAACACGGAATATCCTTTCTATCTCACTGGGGGTTGTCTTGGCTGCCTACTTTATGAATGTGATGGCAGGGATATCGGAAGACTTAGAGTTCCTTAAATATTTCAGCCCGTTTAAATATGTGGACGCCGCCGCCATTATTAATGATAACGAGATTAAGCCTTTGTATATCTTTATCATGGCTGCGGTCATTTTGGTTAGTATATTCACGTCATATATGGTATATAGAAAGAAAGATATTGCAGTTTAA
- a CDS encoding N-acetylmuramoyl-L-alanine amidase: MRIVLDAGHSGQDSGAVGNGLKEKDLTLAIIKQIGRRKTLPSPLLNKSAAC, from the coding sequence ATGAGAATTGTGCTGGATGCTGGTCACAGCGGACAAGATAGCGGAGCAGTCGGCAATGGGCTGAAGGAGAAAGACCTTACCCTCGCCATTATTAAACAAATCGGAAGGAGAAAGACCTTACCCTCGCCATTATTAAACAAATCGGCAGCATGTTAA
- a CDS encoding DJ-1/PfpI family protein, protein MSKNVLIITGDAAEALEVFYPYYRCIEENINCTIASPVKKKLQTVVHDFLPEMETFTEKWAYQIESHASVDEINPADYDGLIIPGGRAPEYIRMNPKVQEIAAHFLKENKPLGVICHGQLVLTTVREYIKGREMTAYTACRPEVEAAGAIYVEKMLHVDGNIVSGHAWPDLPGFMREFFKLLNVREKSSV, encoded by the coding sequence ATGAGTAAAAATGTTCTTATTATTACTGGCGATGCTGCTGAAGCATTAGAAGTGTTTTATCCTTATTATCGTTGTATTGAAGAAAATATTAATTGTACAATTGCCTCACCTGTTAAAAAGAAGCTCCAGACAGTTGTCCATGATTTTCTTCCTGAAATGGAGACTTTTACAGAAAAATGGGCATATCAAATCGAATCTCATGCATCAGTAGATGAGATTAATCCTGCCGACTATGATGGATTAATTATCCCAGGAGGGCGTGCGCCTGAATATATTCGTATGAATCCAAAAGTTCAGGAAATTGCGGCTCACTTTTTAAAAGAAAATAAACCTCTTGGGGTGATCTGTCATGGGCAATTAGTCTTAACAACTGTAAGAGAATATATCAAAGGAAGAGAGATGACAGCTTACACTGCTTGTAGACCAGAAGTGGAAGCAGCGGGCGCTATTTACGTGGAAAAAATGCTTCATGTGGATGGAAACATTGTATCAGGTCATGCCTGGCCAGATTTACCGGGATTTATGAGAGAATTCTTTAAATTGTTGAATGTAAGAGAAAAATCTTCTGTTTAA
- a CDS encoding iron-sulfur cluster assembly protein produces the protein MDKEKQVYSMLEKVYDPELDQPLTELGFIDHIVIKDNHVEVVIRLPTYWCSPNFAYIMAEDIKKYVSELEWVKTVQIHLLDHCTSDEISRGASAGKSFSEVFGALSDGDLEELRKTFDIKAYYARQEKLIKYLLNRGMTKKEINSLSLQELNELPLPEEGKLLREKYLEKKKVLNHSSTFAITTPEGKPLSEEEFSDYLQGAKLTRLSMEFNAHYCRGLLEARYNLSAAHEGSLAK, from the coding sequence ATGGATAAAGAAAAGCAAGTGTATAGCATGCTGGAAAAAGTGTATGATCCTGAACTGGATCAGCCGTTAACAGAGTTGGGATTTATCGACCATATTGTAATTAAAGACAATCATGTCGAAGTAGTCATTCGTCTTCCAACTTATTGGTGTTCTCCTAACTTTGCATACATCATGGCTGAAGATATAAAGAAATATGTATCTGAGTTAGAATGGGTAAAAACGGTTCAAATTCATTTGCTGGATCATTGTACATCCGATGAAATTAGTCGCGGGGCATCGGCAGGAAAATCATTTAGCGAAGTCTTCGGCGCTTTATCTGACGGAGATCTTGAAGAATTGCGCAAAACATTTGATATAAAAGCTTACTATGCAAGGCAAGAGAAACTGATTAAATATCTTCTAAATAGGGGTATGACAAAGAAAGAGATCAATTCCTTATCTCTTCAAGAATTGAATGAACTGCCCCTACCCGAAGAAGGGAAGTTGTTAAGAGAAAAGTATTTGGAGAAGAAAAAAGTATTGAATCACTCAAGTACATTTGCCATAACAACTCCAGAAGGTAAACCATTGTCTGAAGAAGAGTTTTCAGATTACTTGCAAGGCGCCAAGCTGACACGGTTGAGCATGGAGTTTAATGCGCATTATTGCCGGGGATTGTTAGAGGCACGATATAATTTGTCTGCTGCTCATGAAGGCAGTTTGGCAAAATGA
- a CDS encoding N-acetylmuramoyl-L-alanine amidase, protein MLSDYEGIEVHYTRTDDRFLELSERAELANKLKADYFISIHINAGGGTGFESYIYSGNVSSATIAYQNVIHAEIMKAIGNVIM, encoded by the coding sequence ATGTTAAGTGATTATGAAGGTATAGAAGTACATTACACTCGTACCGATGACCGATTCTTGGAATTATCCGAACGCGCGGAGCTCGCGAACAAATTGAAAGCAGACTACTTCATTTCCATACACATCAACGCTGGCGGCGGAACCGGATTCGAAAGCTATATCTACAGCGGCAACGTCAGCTCGGCAACAATCGCATATCAAAATGTAATTCACGCCGAGATCATGAAAGCAATCGGCAATGTCATTATGTAA
- a CDS encoding amidohydrolase family protein translates to MELIKTSNGEEIFIIDAHIALWDGSKENQLNIHGEQFISCFYDYHKNLSPKEYWWPKNEFVKYSPEKLVNDVFIEGCVDMAIFQPVLLKEFYKNGFGNFEANEELAKKYPSRFICNGTFDPRHGERGLEQLEENKEKYNWQGVKLYTADWYGNSKGYKLSDDWSKRYLEKCQELGIRNIHIHKGPTITPLNRDAFDVADVDDAASCFPELNFIVEHVGLPRLEDFCWIATQEKNVYAGLAVAIALIHTRPRYFAQIISELLYWLDEDRIIFGSDYAIWEPKWIIEKFLEFELPEDIQEETGVTLDLEVKKKILAGNVARLYNIDIEKQKEKLKNCKLYKYTA, encoded by the coding sequence ATGGAATTGATCAAAACATCTAATGGTGAAGAAATTTTTATTATTGATGCACACATTGCCTTATGGGATGGAAGCAAGGAGAATCAATTGAATATCCACGGAGAACAATTTATTAGTTGCTTTTATGATTATCACAAAAATCTAAGTCCGAAAGAATATTGGTGGCCTAAAAATGAGTTCGTAAAGTATTCTCCAGAAAAACTTGTGAATGACGTGTTTATTGAAGGATGTGTGGATATGGCGATTTTTCAGCCAGTTCTTCTTAAAGAGTTTTATAAAAATGGTTTTGGTAATTTTGAGGCAAATGAAGAACTTGCAAAAAAATACCCTAGTCGTTTTATTTGCAATGGAACATTCGATCCCCGGCATGGCGAACGGGGCTTAGAACAATTAGAAGAAAACAAAGAAAAATACAACTGGCAAGGGGTCAAGTTATATACAGCTGATTGGTACGGTAATTCAAAGGGCTATAAACTATCTGATGATTGGTCAAAAAGATATCTTGAAAAATGCCAAGAGCTGGGGATAAGAAACATTCACATTCATAAGGGGCCAACGATCACTCCTTTAAATCGGGATGCATTTGACGTAGCAGATGTTGATGATGCAGCAAGTTGTTTCCCTGAACTTAATTTTATTGTAGAACATGTTGGGCTTCCAAGATTAGAAGATTTTTGCTGGATTGCTACGCAAGAAAAAAATGTCTATGCAGGTTTGGCAGTTGCCATTGCTTTAATTCATACTCGGCCTCGTTATTTTGCTCAGATTATTAGTGAGTTGTTGTACTGGCTTGATGAAGACCGAATCATTTTTGGAAGTGATTATGCTATATGGGAACCGAAGTGGATCATTGAAAAGTTTCTTGAATTTGAGCTTCCAGAAGATATACAAGAAGAGACTGGAGTGACATTGGATTTGGAAGTGAAGAAAAAGATTTTAGCAGGAAATGTAGCGAGATTGTATAACATTGATATCGAAAAACAAAAAGAAAAGTTGAAAAATTGTAAATTATATAAATATACAGCATGA
- a CDS encoding TetR/AcrR family transcriptional regulator, giving the protein MKLEVLTLYPAFEKQPQEKKDLIIKVAIEEFVKNGYEKASTDVITRRAGISKGILFHYFKSKKNLYLYLVNYVKDFLTEIAMTKLKKIQSDDFFERIKEIVLLKQEIMIQYLQETQFITDAFLNPPVAVKAEMEKIIKEYYEAYQEDFLLEHVYIKELIQTEKLREDISADTVIRMTMCIVDQLSNKYLALYKIKQIDIMDTTEFMLRELNEYLKIVKYGIYKPE; this is encoded by the coding sequence ATGAAATTAGAGGTGTTAACATTGTATCCAGCCTTTGAAAAGCAGCCACAAGAGAAAAAGGATCTGATCATCAAAGTGGCCATTGAGGAATTTGTGAAGAATGGTTATGAAAAAGCCTCCACAGATGTTATAACAAGGCGGGCGGGAATTTCCAAGGGGATTCTTTTCCATTATTTTAAGAGCAAAAAAAACTTATACCTTTATTTAGTGAATTATGTGAAAGACTTTCTGACAGAAATAGCAATGACAAAATTGAAAAAAATCCAATCTGACGATTTCTTTGAAAGGATTAAAGAAATCGTCCTGTTGAAACAAGAAATAATGATTCAGTATCTCCAAGAGACTCAGTTTATTACAGATGCCTTCCTTAATCCGCCTGTGGCAGTTAAAGCGGAAATGGAAAAAATCATTAAGGAATATTACGAAGCTTACCAGGAAGATTTTTTGCTAGAACATGTTTATATTAAAGAACTTATTCAAACGGAAAAACTTCGCGAGGATATTTCCGCGGATACCGTAATCCGCATGACCATGTGTATCGTTGACCAGCTGTCTAATAAGTATTTGGCTCTATATAAAATTAAGCAAATTGATATCATGGATACTACGGAGTTCATGTTAAGGGAATTGAATGAATATCTTAAAATTGTGAAATATGGGATTTATAAACCGGAATAG
- a CDS encoding Lrp/AsnC family transcriptional regulator: MKIGEIDLKIIAELKKNSRLSMRELGRKVNLSPPSVTERVKRLEDSGVIEGYTIQVNRKKLGFTIDCIIEVTIKNGEHKRFKEFIEQYPTALSCYRIAGRACYMVMLTVSRLEEIEEFINDISTFATTLTHIIFSEVKIKNNLEAHTPLLRSDEK; this comes from the coding sequence ATGAAAATAGGTGAGATTGATTTGAAGATTATTGCAGAGTTAAAGAAAAACTCCCGTTTGTCAATGAGAGAATTAGGAAGGAAAGTTAACTTGTCTCCTCCCTCTGTAACCGAAAGAGTAAAAAGATTAGAGGATAGTGGAGTGATTGAAGGATACACCATTCAGGTGAATCGAAAAAAACTAGGTTTTACAATAGATTGTATTATTGAAGTGACGATTAAAAATGGAGAACATAAACGGTTTAAAGAGTTTATTGAACAATATCCGACAGCGCTATCTTGTTACCGTATTGCCGGGCGAGCATGCTATATGGTGATGCTGACAGTTAGTCGATTAGAGGAAATTGAAGAATTTATTAACGACATTTCTACTTTTGCAACAACCCTTACACATATCATATTCTCAGAAGTGAAAATAAAAAATAATTTAGAAGCACATACTCCTTTACTGCGATCTGATGAGAAATAA
- a CDS encoding phage holin family protein: MERLDVAFKTGAATIGGMVVFFFGGWMIPLRILVSLSIVDYVSGLIAGAVEKKLSSKVGFKIAKKVMMFTLVATGNLVDIAIGKGHVFRDAVIFFYMGNEILSILESAGRIGLPIPEQLRSAIEILKGKEKRQR, translated from the coding sequence ATGGAACGATTAGATGTTGCGTTTAAAACCGGCGCGGCTACTATTGGCGGTATGGTTGTTTTTTTCTTTGGCGGATGGATGATTCCTCTAAGAATATTAGTGTCGCTCTCTATCGTAGACTATGTGAGTGGATTAATCGCCGGGGCAGTCGAGAAAAAACTCAGTAGTAAAGTAGGATTCAAAATTGCTAAAAAGGTGATGATGTTTACGCTTGTAGCAACCGGAAATCTTGTTGATATTGCGATTGGAAAAGGCCACGTCTTTAGGGACGCGGTCATTTTCTTTTATATGGGGAATGAAATTTTGTCCATCTTAGAAAGTGCAGGGCGTATTGGCTTACCTATTCCGGAACAACTTCGTTCGGCAATTGAAATCTTAAAAGGAAAGGAGAAACGTCAACGATGA
- a CDS encoding CdaR family transcriptional regulator, with protein sequence MHLSPKLAAKIISEVQEVVKEDIILVDINGIITSSTDESRIGSFHEGATIVIKSKQKLYIDQVKARVLKGVKAGINMPIMFNKKVIGVIGITGEPKQVEPYADLIRRMTELIIQEAYYTERNEWEIRGIESYLYEWINASSVDKDFLERGFMLGIPVYDTHVCTLMELEIQTLNNYDIHRIQKEIIELFYSIFGKEKHFIVRWGQERFLILKKMDASYNQNYFYSQLNDFKKRFENRYKSTLAIGVGKTACKHMINKSLKEAQKALKVARKNKGIVFYEDLILEIILEDIPTEMQKDFLKRTIHMMEKDQTLIETLQHYINNNQSIKRTAEKMNIHINTLHYRLNKIEELTGINPKTTEGIVIFYISLMLLNSLNR encoded by the coding sequence ATGCATTTATCCCCAAAGCTAGCTGCTAAAATTATTTCAGAGGTTCAGGAAGTAGTCAAAGAGGATATCATATTAGTCGATATTAATGGAATCATCACATCCTCCACTGACGAGAGTCGAATCGGCTCTTTTCATGAAGGTGCCACGATTGTTATTAAGTCCAAACAAAAGCTTTACATTGATCAAGTCAAAGCGCGAGTGCTTAAAGGCGTCAAAGCGGGAATCAATATGCCCATTATGTTTAATAAGAAAGTAATAGGAGTTATCGGAATAACTGGCGAACCGAAACAAGTGGAGCCTTATGCGGACTTAATTCGAAGAATGACAGAACTCATTATACAAGAAGCGTATTATACCGAAAGAAACGAATGGGAAATAAGGGGAATCGAATCGTATCTTTATGAATGGATCAACGCTTCATCGGTGGATAAAGATTTTTTAGAGCGCGGGTTTATGTTAGGAATTCCTGTGTATGACACTCATGTTTGCACACTCATGGAATTAGAGATACAAACATTAAATAATTACGACATTCATCGAATTCAAAAAGAAATCATAGAATTGTTTTATTCTATATTCGGGAAAGAAAAACATTTTATTGTTCGCTGGGGGCAAGAGCGCTTTTTAATATTAAAAAAGATGGATGCTTCTTATAACCAAAATTATTTTTACAGCCAGTTAAACGATTTTAAAAAAAGATTCGAAAACAGATACAAAAGCACTTTAGCTATTGGTGTTGGAAAAACAGCTTGCAAACACATGATCAATAAGTCTTTGAAAGAAGCACAAAAAGCATTAAAGGTAGCTCGAAAAAATAAAGGCATTGTCTTTTATGAGGATCTCATATTAGAAATCATCTTGGAAGATATCCCAACAGAGATGCAAAAGGATTTTTTGAAACGAACCATTCATATGATGGAAAAAGACCAAACTCTAATCGAAACTTTACAACACTATATCAACAATAATCAATCGATCAAAAGAACAGCAGAGAAAATGAATATCCATATTAATACACTGCACTACCGTTTAAATAAAATCGAAGAGCTAACAGGAATTAACCCTAAAACAACAGAAGGAATTGTTATATTTTATATATCGTTAATGTTATTGAATTCTTTAAACCGTTAA
- a CDS encoding ABC transporter ATP-binding protein, producing the protein MKVVDIKNLTKTYKKNRGIIDLTFSIEEGEIFGFIGPNGAGKSTTIRTLLNFIYPTSGSATIFGKDIIKHSKEIRQHVGYLPSEVHYYDDMKVIDLLKYSAGFYKKFNSKRMKELAERLDLDLHKKIEDLSFGNRKKVGIVQALLHEPKLLILDEPTGGLDPLMQNTFFELLAEERKKGTTIFFSSHILSEVQKMCDRVAIIKEGKLVKVETIENLTKKNLRYITIAFEQQAEQINFELEGIVKKEVNGNEMTLLYSGDIKALLNRLNALPMKDLLIEEPTLEEVFMHYYEKGGVDNDF; encoded by the coding sequence ATGAAAGTGGTAGATATTAAGAATTTGACCAAGACTTATAAAAAGAACCGGGGAATTATTGATCTTACATTTTCCATTGAAGAAGGGGAAATTTTCGGGTTTATCGGTCCGAACGGAGCGGGCAAGAGCACAACCATTCGAACATTGCTGAATTTTATTTATCCGACTAGCGGGAGTGCGACGATTTTCGGAAAAGATATCATCAAGCACTCAAAAGAAATAAGACAACATGTAGGCTATCTGCCGTCTGAAGTCCATTATTACGATGATATGAAGGTGATCGACTTATTAAAATACTCCGCTGGCTTTTACAAAAAATTTAATTCGAAGAGAATGAAAGAATTGGCGGAAAGGCTTGACTTGGATCTCCATAAAAAAATCGAAGATCTTTCATTTGGCAACCGGAAAAAGGTTGGCATTGTCCAAGCGCTGTTGCATGAACCAAAACTGCTTATATTGGATGAACCGACAGGCGGGCTCGATCCGTTGATGCAAAACACCTTTTTTGAACTTCTTGCAGAGGAAAGAAAGAAGGGAACAACGATCTTTTTCTCTTCCCATATTCTTTCGGAAGTGCAAAAGATGTGTGATCGGGTCGCCATCATTAAAGAAGGGAAGCTTGTTAAAGTAGAAACGATTGAAAACTTGACGAAAAAAAATTTGCGATATATCACGATTGCGTTTGAACAACAAGCGGAGCAAATTAATTTTGAGCTGGAAGGAATCGTGAAGAAAGAAGTAAACGGAAATGAGATGACGTTGCTTTACAGCGGGGATATCAAGGCGCTTCTAAATAGATTGAATGCCCTGCCGATGAAGGATTTATTAATTGAAGAGCCGACTCTTGAGGAAGTATTTATGCATTACTACGAGAAGGGCGGGGTGGACAATGATTTTTAA